The proteins below are encoded in one region of Buttiauxella gaviniae:
- the suhB gene encoding inositol-1-monophosphatase yields the protein MHPMLNIAVRAARKAGNLIAKNYETPDAVEASQKGSNDFVTNVDRDAERLIIEVIRKSYPQHTIIAEESGELAGTEQDVQWVIDPLDGTSNFIKRLPHFAVSIAVRVKGRTEVAVVYDPMRNELFTAVRGQGAQLNGYRLRGSNARDLDGTILATGFPFKLKQHATPYINIVGKLFTQCADFRRTGSAALDLAYVAAGRVDGFFEIGLKPWDFAAGELIARESGSLVCDFTGGHNYLTSGNIVAGNPRVVKAMLATMRDELSEALKR from the coding sequence ATGCATCCGATGCTCAACATCGCCGTGCGCGCTGCGCGCAAGGCGGGCAATTTAATTGCCAAGAACTACGAAACCCCTGACGCTGTAGAAGCGAGCCAGAAAGGTAGCAACGATTTTGTGACTAACGTTGATAGAGACGCCGAGCGTCTGATTATCGAAGTTATCCGCAAATCCTACCCGCAACACACCATTATCGCTGAAGAATCAGGCGAGCTGGCGGGTACCGAGCAGGATGTGCAATGGGTTATCGATCCTCTGGATGGCACTTCAAACTTCATCAAACGTTTGCCGCACTTCGCGGTATCTATCGCTGTTCGCGTTAAAGGCCGCACCGAAGTTGCTGTGGTTTATGACCCAATGCGTAACGAGCTGTTCACGGCTGTTCGCGGTCAAGGTGCACAGTTGAACGGTTACCGTCTGCGCGGCAGCAATGCACGTGACCTCGACGGCACCATTCTGGCAACGGGCTTCCCGTTCAAGCTGAAGCAGCACGCAACTCCTTATATCAACATCGTTGGCAAACTGTTCACCCAGTGTGCAGACTTCCGTCGTACCGGTTCAGCAGCGCTGGATCTGGCTTACGTTGCGGCTGGCCGCGTTGATGGTTTCTTCGAGATTGGCCTGAAGCCGTGGGATTTTGCTGCGGGCGAGCTGATTGCACGTGAATCTGGTAGCCTGGTGTGTGATTTCACCGGCGGCCACAACTACCTGACCAGCGGCAACATCGTTGCAGGTAACCCACGCGTCGTGAAAGCGATGCTGGCTACCATGCGTGATGAATTAAGCGAAGCGCTGAAGCGTTAA
- a CDS encoding nickel/cobalt transporter, with protein sequence MSVIPSARTPSRRWLHFWPLALFLFVCAVVLCGLWYYWPQIILNSAMWQKSINQQMSALLRDVAENPARTGWSLLSFSFLYGVLHALGPGHGKVVITTWLATHPSRLKSSLKLTFAASLLQGGVAIGLVTVVLGVLALPSRQLHQSSFWLEKGSYLLVGVLGLMLCGRALRNLKSALRKPGRFTSFTPHHVHSDNCGCGHQHLPTQQQLDAGDDWRARAMIVLSMGMRPCSGAIMVLLFSKVIGVYSWGMLSALTMAGGTSITISGLAFLVHGFRQLAVRMSGNKAPVLWRQIAWATLALAGGGILVLAAVVMWLSAQPTMQGIRPF encoded by the coding sequence ATGTCCGTAATCCCTTCAGCCAGAACGCCTTCACGCCGCTGGCTGCATTTTTGGCCGCTGGCGCTTTTCCTGTTTGTCTGCGCCGTGGTGCTTTGTGGCCTGTGGTACTACTGGCCGCAAATTATCCTTAATAGCGCGATGTGGCAGAAATCTATCAACCAGCAGATGAGCGCCCTGTTGCGTGATGTTGCTGAAAATCCGGCGCGTACCGGTTGGTCGTTGCTGTCATTCAGTTTTCTCTACGGCGTTCTTCATGCGTTAGGGCCGGGGCATGGGAAAGTGGTGATCACCACCTGGCTTGCGACGCATCCTTCCCGCCTGAAAAGCAGCCTCAAGCTGACTTTTGCTGCTTCACTGTTACAGGGGGGAGTTGCGATTGGGCTGGTAACGGTCGTGCTGGGCGTGTTGGCTCTGCCGTCACGGCAGCTGCATCAGAGCAGTTTCTGGCTGGAGAAGGGCAGTTATCTGCTGGTGGGGGTTCTGGGGTTAATGCTGTGCGGGCGTGCTTTACGCAATCTGAAAAGTGCGCTGCGTAAACCTGGGCGTTTTACCTCTTTTACCCCCCATCACGTCCATTCTGATAACTGTGGTTGCGGCCATCAGCATTTGCCGACGCAGCAACAGCTTGATGCCGGAGACGACTGGCGCGCGCGGGCGATGATCGTTTTGTCGATGGGAATGCGCCCGTGTTCCGGGGCAATCATGGTGCTGCTGTTTAGTAAAGTGATTGGCGTTTATAGCTGGGGTATGTTGTCGGCACTGACGATGGCGGGTGGCACCTCTATCACCATCTCCGGGCTGGCGTTTTTAGTGCATGGTTTTCGTCAGCTCGCGGTGCGGATGAGCGGAAATAAAGCCCCGGTTTTATGGCGGCAAATTGCCTGGGCGACGTTAGCGCTTGCGGGGGGCGGGATTTTGGTCTTAGCGGCGGTGGTGATGTGGCTGAGTGCTCAACCGACTATGCAGGGAATACGGCCTTTTTAG
- a CDS encoding DUF1007 family protein — translation MCNRIAVFALSSALFSPLASAHPHSFITLVTTVVAENDQLTGLKMQWTMDEITSADLLYDAGNAKPDSPVWKKLAAEVMANVLGQHYFTEFWHDGKKVTFNNLPPEYGLARVGHKAVLTFVLPLAHPQPLKGQTYRFATFDPTYFVDMSYDHDSDAKLPKALAEQCKISVKTPKPTEDMQAFALSLDKADAPPEDMELGKQFAQQVTLQCP, via the coding sequence ATGTGTAACAGAATTGCGGTTTTCGCCTTGAGTTCGGCGCTTTTTAGCCCGCTTGCATCGGCTCATCCGCACAGTTTTATTACTCTGGTAACGACGGTAGTGGCGGAAAATGACCAACTGACCGGCCTAAAAATGCAGTGGACGATGGATGAAATCACTTCAGCGGATCTACTGTATGACGCCGGGAACGCGAAACCCGATTCGCCAGTCTGGAAGAAGCTCGCCGCCGAAGTGATGGCGAACGTGCTGGGGCAGCATTACTTCACCGAGTTCTGGCATGACGGTAAAAAAGTGACGTTTAATAATTTGCCGCCTGAGTACGGCCTCGCGCGCGTCGGGCACAAAGCGGTGTTGACCTTTGTGTTACCGCTTGCCCATCCTCAGCCGTTAAAAGGGCAAACCTACCGGTTCGCCACATTCGATCCGACCTATTTTGTGGATATGAGTTACGACCACGATAGCGATGCGAAATTGCCAAAAGCGTTAGCGGAGCAATGCAAAATTTCGGTGAAAACACCCAAGCCAACCGAAGATATGCAGGCGTTTGCGCTGTCGCTCGATAAAGCCGATGCGCCGCCAGAAGATATGGAGCTGGGTAAACAATTTGCTCAACAGGTGACGTTGCAATGTCCGTAA
- the csiE gene encoding stationary phase inducible protein CsiE, with translation MMTLLSPPPSVLSSPQRRCHLLLLLYLPGQTVTPEILARLNGVDDTKALQDIADTGDEIQRYHRLRLITQQDGSYRIEGTPLDRRLCLLHWLRRALRLCPHFVQQHFTPQLKTQLKQQGILTALYDEKNLQALIGLCARRLQRQFDSRDMQFLTLFLQYCLHQHHAGITPEFTEQQRAWTQMRPEFLVALEIARHWKRRVMQSANENEQLFLALLFQLMRTPDPIRDNHEQDLRLRSAISGMIARFRELAGMSFSDEQGLGDQLYIHLAQALDRCQFGIGIDNSLPEEITRLYPRLMRTTREAFNDFESHFAMRFSDEEVGLVAVIFGAWLMQENDLHEKQVLLLTGNNMELEQSIEQQLRELTLLPLNIKHLTIHSYQKEGAPKEVVLVITPYSTTLPLYSPPLIHVTLPLGDHQQQQIRKIIEC, from the coding sequence ATGATGACACTGCTCTCGCCACCACCATCTGTACTCTCTAGTCCGCAGCGTCGCTGCCACCTGCTTTTGTTGCTTTACTTACCGGGCCAAACTGTCACTCCAGAGATCCTCGCGAGACTCAACGGGGTTGATGACACCAAAGCCCTGCAAGATATAGCCGACACGGGCGATGAAATCCAGCGCTATCACCGGCTGAGGCTCATTACCCAACAGGACGGCAGCTACCGGATTGAGGGCACGCCACTGGATCGTCGCCTGTGCTTGTTGCACTGGTTGCGGCGTGCATTGCGGCTCTGCCCGCACTTTGTGCAGCAGCATTTTACCCCTCAGCTCAAAACTCAGCTTAAACAGCAAGGTATTTTGACCGCATTGTATGATGAAAAGAATCTGCAGGCGTTGATTGGCCTGTGCGCCCGGCGTTTGCAGCGGCAGTTTGATTCCCGCGACATGCAGTTTTTAACGCTGTTTTTGCAGTACTGCCTGCATCAGCATCATGCGGGAATCACGCCAGAATTTACCGAGCAGCAACGAGCATGGACGCAAATGCGCCCGGAGTTTTTAGTCGCCCTTGAGATTGCCCGCCACTGGAAGCGCCGGGTGATGCAATCAGCCAATGAAAACGAGCAGCTATTCTTAGCGCTTTTATTCCAGCTCATGCGCACCCCCGACCCCATTCGTGACAACCATGAGCAGGACTTACGCTTACGTTCCGCTATTTCGGGCATGATTGCGCGTTTCCGTGAGCTGGCGGGGATGTCATTTAGTGACGAACAGGGCCTGGGCGATCAGCTCTATATTCATCTCGCCCAGGCGCTGGACCGCTGCCAGTTCGGGATTGGAATTGATAACAGTTTGCCCGAGGAAATTACGCGACTGTATCCGCGTCTGATGCGAACCACGCGCGAAGCATTCAACGATTTCGAAAGTCATTTCGCGATGCGTTTTTCTGACGAAGAAGTGGGTCTGGTGGCGGTGATTTTTGGCGCGTGGCTGATGCAGGAAAATGATTTACATGAAAAGCAGGTGTTGTTGCTCACGGGCAACAACATGGAGCTTGAGCAAAGCATTGAACAGCAGTTGCGTGAGTTAACCCTGCTCCCGCTCAATATTAAACATCTGACGATTCACAGCTATCAAAAAGAGGGCGCACCGAAGGAGGTGGTGCTGGTGATTACTCCCTACTCCACCACGCTGCCGCTTTACTCTCCGCCGCTGATTCACGTTACGCTGCCGCTGGGCGATCACCAGCAGCAGCAAATTCGTAAAATTATTGAGTGTTAA
- a CDS encoding 3-phenylpropionate MFS transporter, translated as MVLHSTRWLALSYFTYFFSYGIFLPFWSVWLAGVGLPPETIGLLLGAGLIARFLGSLLLAPRVTDPSRLVFALRLLALLTLLFAVAFWFGQTATWLLVVMVGFNLFFSPLVPLTDALAGTWQRQITMDYGRVRLWGSLAFVIGSAMTGKLVSLYSYQAILVLLSIGVASMLIGMMLRPSVMPQGETRHTEGAGWQAWKKLVLGSWRFLACVTLLQGAHAAYYGFSAIYWQGAGYSASVVGYLWSLGVVAEIVIFALSNKLFRNWGARDLLLLSGVTGIVRWGLMASTTELPWLIAAQILHCGSFTVCHLAAMRYISAREGNEVIRLQAVYSAVAMGGGIAVMTMFSGYLYQHMQGNVFWVMALVAVPALFIRPRPVSYCVNTQ; from the coding sequence ATGGTTTTGCATTCTACGCGCTGGCTTGCGCTCAGTTATTTTACCTACTTCTTTAGCTACGGGATTTTCCTGCCGTTCTGGAGTGTCTGGCTCGCCGGAGTCGGTTTACCGCCTGAAACCATCGGGCTGTTATTAGGTGCAGGGTTAATTGCCCGTTTCCTGGGGAGTTTGCTCCTCGCCCCACGTGTTACCGATCCTTCCCGACTGGTCTTTGCGCTGCGTCTGCTCGCCCTACTCACTTTGTTGTTTGCCGTTGCTTTCTGGTTCGGGCAAACCGCCACCTGGCTGTTGGTGGTGATGGTCGGGTTTAACCTGTTTTTCTCTCCGCTGGTGCCGCTCACCGATGCGCTGGCTGGCACCTGGCAAAGACAAATTACGATGGATTACGGGCGCGTGCGCCTGTGGGGTTCGCTGGCATTTGTCATCGGGTCGGCGATGACTGGAAAACTGGTTAGTCTGTATAGCTATCAGGCGATTTTGGTGCTGCTGAGCATAGGTGTCGCATCGATGTTAATCGGCATGATGCTGCGCCCCTCCGTGATGCCGCAGGGGGAAACGCGACACACCGAAGGTGCAGGCTGGCAGGCGTGGAAGAAACTGGTGCTCGGTTCGTGGCGCTTCCTTGCCTGCGTAACTTTGTTGCAAGGTGCACATGCTGCGTACTATGGATTCAGCGCTATTTACTGGCAGGGCGCAGGCTATTCCGCCTCGGTTGTCGGGTATTTGTGGTCGCTGGGCGTGGTGGCGGAAATTGTGATCTTCGCCCTGAGCAATAAACTGTTCCGCAACTGGGGCGCTCGTGATTTGCTGCTGCTTTCCGGCGTGACGGGAATTGTGCGCTGGGGTTTAATGGCATCCACCACCGAATTACCGTGGCTGATTGCTGCGCAAATCCTGCATTGTGGTAGCTTCACGGTTTGCCATCTTGCAGCGATGCGCTATATCTCAGCCCGGGAAGGCAATGAAGTCATTCGCCTGCAGGCGGTCTATTCCGCAGTGGCGATGGGCGGAGGTATTGCCGTGATGACCATGTTCTCTGGCTATCTTTACCAGCACATGCAGGGCAATGTGTTCTGGGTTATGGCGCTGGTGGCCGTACCTGCGTTATTCATTCGGCCACGCCCGGTTTCATACTGCGTTAACACTCAATAA